A region from the Palaemon carinicauda isolate YSFRI2023 chromosome 9, ASM3689809v2, whole genome shotgun sequence genome encodes:
- the LOC137646495 gene encoding putative CENPB DNA-binding domain-containing protein 1, with protein MGAKKIADVKGKKRMMLSMEMKMEIIKKYEAGMRLSVLAKEYGRNPSTIGTTLKEAIKAATHSKGVTVFSNKRSHLYDEMERLLLVWIKDKEMAGDIITEAIICQKASAIFNDLVRAQADADAGEGTSKQEPPEFKASHG; from the coding sequence atgggtgcCAAGAAAATCGCTGAtgttaagggaaagaagaggatgatgctttccatggagatgaagatggaaataatcaagaaatacgaggccggcatgcggttaagtgtgctcgcgaaggaatatggccgaaatccatctacGATCGGAACGACCCttaaggaagctatcaaagcagcaacacactCTAAGGGTGTGACTGTTTTCTCCAACAAGAGGAGCCACCTatatgatgagatggagagactgctgcttgtctggataaaggacaaagaaatggctggagacattATCActgaagcgataatctgccagaaagccagcgccattttcaATGATcttgtgcgtgctcaggccgatgctgacgcaggagaaggaacatcgaagcaggaacccccagagttcaaggcttctcatgggtag